In the genome of Aequorivita sp. H23M31, the window GAATGAAGCACTGTTATAGTGATACCCCTTACTTCAATGGTATTTTTTTTATTTTGAGTCATTCTATGCTGCTAAATTGGTTTTTACGTTTCTAAACCCCTCGAATTCGATGGATTTAAAATTGGGGTTTCGCATCCAATTCCCAATGACCGCACTGTTGTCATCTGTTTTGTGTTTGGCAATATCTGTTAATGAAATATAGTCTTGTTCATTATTGCCAATAACGGTAATTTCATTTCCTTGGACTTCTATTTTTTTCTTCTTGCTCATAACTCGTAGCCCAAGGTTTTAAAAGCGTTAATCAATTGAGCTTGCGATTCTTTTTCTTCTTGCAGCAGGGTTCTAAAATCTTGCTGAATTCGTTTCATCTCGGTGTCAAAGTCAATACCGCTGTCTTTGTCCACAAACTCAATGTATTTGCTTGGCACTAATGAAAAATCGTTGGCTTCCAAATCTTCAAAACTGGCAGATTTGCAAAACTCGGGTACGTCTTTGTAGGTAGTTTCATAATCGGCTTGCTGCCAATTGTGAAAGTTTAGTGCTACTTGCTGTATGTCGTCTTCGGTAAGTTCAATGTATTTTTTCTCGTACTCGCTGCCCCAACGTCTTAAATCCATAAACAGGATTTCGCCTGTGCGGTCTCGGTAGTTTTTCGGCTTCTCTTTTGTGTTATCGATACATTGTTTTTTGTTTTTGTTCAGAATCCAAAGCGTAACGCTAATATCAGTCGTATAAAACGTATTTCGTGGAATGATGATAATGGCTTCAACCAAATCATTTTCAATCAATTTCCTACGAATTTTGTACTCTTCTCCACCGCCTGAAAGTGCACCATTGGCAAGAATAAAACCTGCCACACCATTTTCAGAAAGTTTGCTCACCATATTCAAAATCCAACCGTAGTTGGCATTGCTTTTAGGTGGCACATCATAACCCATCCAACGTGGGTCGTCCAAGAGTTCATTTTCGCCTCGCCAATCTTTCAGGTTAAATGGCGGATTAGCCATAATGTAATCGGCTTTCAGGTCTTTGTGTTGGTCGTTGGAAAAAGTATCTGCGTGTTTGTCGCCAAGATTTGCCGCAATACCACGAATAGCCAAATTCATTTTTGCCAATTTGTAAGTGGTTGGCGTATTTTCTTGTCCGTAAATGGAAACTTCCTTTTTGCTTCCCTGGTGGGCTTCTATGAATTTGATAGACTGCACAAACATTCCGCCTGTTCCACAGCAAGGGTCATAAATGATTCCTTTGTAGGGTTCTATCAATTCTGCCATCAAGTTCACAATGGTTTTAGGCGTATAAAATTCGCCTTTCCCTTTTCCGCTGCTTTCTTTCAAGGCAAACTTGCCCAAGAAATATTCATATACACGTCCAATTACATCTTGTCCGTCATCTTTGAGTGTGTCAATGTCGTTGATGGTGTCGAGTAGGGAAGCGAGTTTGGTTTTGTCCAATGCTAAACGAGAAAAATAATTGTCTGGCAAAGCACCTTTCAGAGCAGGGTTGTTTTTCTCAATAGTATTGAGAGCCGTGTCAATTTTTAAAGAAATATCGTTCTGCTTGGCATTTTTGATGAGGTAGCTCCACCGAGAAATTTCTTCCAAGTAGAACACATTTTTCATAGCGTAGAAATCTTTCATTTCCACGTATTTTTCTTTGCCTTCAGCAATCAGTTCTTTTCTGCGTTGTTCAAATTTGTCGCTGGCGAATTTCAGGAAAATCAGTCCGAGAACTACGTGTTTATATTCGGCAGGCTCTACCGAACCTCTCAACTTGTCGCAGGATTGCCACAAGGTTTCTTCAATCGCTTTTTCCTTTACTTTCTGTTTGGCCATTTATTTTAAGTTCTTTTTTATCGTTTTCAAATTTAGGTTATTCTGTCCGAGCGTTGGCAAAAAACAGCTCTTTTGGCTTCTTGAGCGTTTGCCTGTGTGTTGGCAAAAACCAAATGTGCTGTTTGTGCGTTGGCTTTTTTGAATGCCGCACAACTCCCAAATGTGCGCAATAGTTTTATAAAATCAAAAATACTTGAAAGGAAAGTTAATTCTTTACGGTAAAGCGTAAAGAGCTAAAGCTAGTATTTCTAAAAATTCAATTAAAGAAAGGCTGGAGAGAGAATCAAAACATCCTAAGTTGCGGATCCTTCAACTGGATAAAATGGGACCTATCCAATACTGGCATCGTCCTTTGGGAAAGATATTTGTTTTTCGCAATAGCCATGGTATCTTTTACCTGCTGGGCGATGGTGCCCTCACCCCGCATTCTTCTGCCCCAATTACTGTCGTTGAGCTTGCCGCCATGACATTCGGCGATTTGGTTTAGGATGCGTTCGGCTCGGTCTGGAATGGTTTTGTGTGCCCAATCCTTGAAGATTTCGGCCACTTGTCCGTTTAAGCGGACCATAGTGTAGGCAACATCGCGAGCGCCGAGTTCTGCAACGGTTTTCACCAAGGGGAGAATTTCATGACTGTTTAAAGATGGAATAATCGGCGCCATCATTACCCGAACCGGGATTCCGTTTTCGGAAAGGGTTTCTACCGCCTTTAGTCGCTGCTTGATAGTTGCGGTTCTGGGTTCCAACAATCGTCGGGTATCTTCAGAGAGGGAAGTAATGGAAATGTTTACCGTGATGGTATTGAATTTTGCCATTTCCTTTAAAATATCCAGATCGCGGAGAATTAAAGAGTTTTTGGTAATGATTCCTGTGGGATGTTTCCACTTAAACATTACTTCCAGACATTTCCGGGTGATTTCCAATTTGCGTTCCAAAGGTTGGTAGCAATCCGTATTTCCGGAAAAGACGATAGTTTTTCCCTGCCAATTTTTGGAGGTTATTTTTTCTTCAAGAAGCTTGGGAGCATTTTTTTTATAGAGGATATTTCGCTCAAAATCCAATCCTGCACCATAACCCCAATATTCGTGGCTATTGCGGGCGTAACAATAAACACATCCGTGTTCGCAGCCTTGATAAGGATTGGCGGAATACATCATTCCCACATCGGGACTGTCCACCTTGTTGACAAAGGTTTTGGGAAACACTTCAAGGTATTTGGTATTATTTTTGTCAGCTTCTTCTCCTTCCGCCTCACAGAAATTGAGGTAATCATCCAACACTTCATGCTCATTTTCGGCGAAACGATTATGAACATTTTTTTGGGCACCGCGGCCTTTTAATACGTTATCGGGCATTTATGGAATTGGATATTGGGAATTCTCAAAATTAATTGATTTTTGGATTAATTCCAAATTAAGGTGGAATAAATCCATCTATCCAGTTTGTGATTTTGAATTAAATTTCCCACAATGTCAGTCTGAGCGCAGTCGAAGATCATTTGCAACCTGCGCTTCGACACTTTACAACCCGCCCTTCGACCCTTCGACACGCTCAGGACAGGCAGGGTCAGCGTGACATAAATTTTTATCAGTTAATATTTAAATTAAATCATTCTTGTCAGTCTGAGCTTGTTGAAGATCTTTCGCAGACCACGCTTCGACCCTTCGACACGCTCAGGACAGGCAAGCTCAGCATGACACAGTTTTTACATTTAAATTTTGTTATTCTCTCATAAGACTACAGGAGTGAACAGTCTAAAAAAATATTTAAGAATAAAAAAAGGAGCCGTTCCCGACTCCCTCAATAAATTCAAACTTTCTTTACCGTTTAGGATATCTTAATATTTCTAGGCGGTTTTTGTTTTGCCTCTTCTCGTTTTGGAAGTTGTAGGCTCAAAATTCCGTCCTGATATTCCGCTTTTATTTTATCCTCTTCAACTGTTTCTGGCAGGCTGAAACTTCTTTTAAAGGAAGAGTATCCAAATTCGCGTCGGGTGTAATTATCTTCTTTTGTTTCCTGCTCTTCCCTAGTTTCGTTGGAGATTATGAGCATCTTATTATCCAATTCGATATTGAAATCGGATTTCTTCATCCCAGGTACAGCCATTTCAACAAAATAGGCATCTGCGGTTTCGCGGATATTGACTTTGGGAAGTGTAATTCCGGCATTAAAATTCTGCGAAAAGGCTGGCCAATCGCGGTTAAAGAATTCATCTATCCAAGAGGAAAAAGTTGGAACATTAGACTGTCGATCGGAGGTTGTTCGTGTCAAACCTCCATTTTTCGGAACATTCATTAGTGTGTTCATAATAAATCAAGATTTAAGTTAAACATTTTTTCTCTTATTTCTACAAAATAAATGCCATTGCCAAATAAAGTGCTTCTTTTGCTATTCAACCGTTAATCAAGCTATTATGGCGACAATTTGTCATCCTAGAGTGTCAAAAATTCAGAAAATTGTCCATCAAAAAAATAAGTTGGTTTCGTAAAACGATACACTTCTATGAAAAATTTGCCGTCTCCTAGAAAAATAATTTAACTAGCACCGGCTTGCCATCACTCGCAGCTTGTACCAAAGTATCCGATTGATTTATCAAAACACCAAACCTGAGTCCAAGATGCGCATTATAGATATTTGGATACAAAACCTTTTCATGGGTAAATTCTCCTGTTTCAGAAACTTTCAAAAGGTAGAGACGCGGTCCATCCTTAAATTCAACTTGATCGTTTTTCAATCTTAAATCTGAAGCGGCATTTACAAAATAATAGGCAACGTTGTTTTTCACCGTGGAGGAAAATGAAAGAAAGGGAATGTTGTTCAATGTCAAGGCGCTCTGTCTTTTCTTAAAGTTTTTTGCCCACGTCAATCCTCCGTTATTACTTATTCTACAGGTGATGATGTCTCTATATATCCGATTTGCAATGGTAAAATCGTCCATAAAAGGCATTTCAAATTCTTCTGCATTTAGGAAAATATCGCCATTTTCCAACATAAAAATACTTCGATATGTAAGAAACGATTTTATATTCTCCTTAACCTTTCCGTATTTTTCGATCATAAATTCCTCAGGAAATGGCTGGAAGGATTCTGAAAGCTTCTCCATAGTTCGGAGGTCCAAATCAAATCTGACTACGCCATCATAACGCTCACCTGTTGGCAAAGAAAAAAGCCCTATTTTGGCTGTTTCAGCATAAAGACCAACGGCAGCAAGATTATCGTCCGTTGTTACTAATTGAAGGGATCTAATAATATTGATGCTTTCAACGGGAATAATTTCTTGTTTTTTTGAAACCACATCTCCGGAAAATAGGATAAAATAATAGTCGGGAATGTAGTTTTTTTCTAGTTTTTTATCGACGTTCTTAAAAACCCTGCCCAATAAGAAAACTTTACCGTTATTGTCCAAAACCATATTTTGGTATTCCAATGGCAGTTTTATATTTGCGGTTTCATTTGGAGAAATGACATTTTGAAATTCGTATTCGTAAACTTTCTCAAAATTTCTATTGAAAGTAATGACGAGAAGCGCATCGCTTTCCTTGGATTTGGTGAATAAATTAAGGGTTATAAATTCTCCATTTTGAGATTCCACGATGTCTCCAAGATTGTTACTTATGTGTTTATTATACTCAGGTTCACTGCGAATTCCGAAGTTTTCATATTTGTTAAGCCGATTACGATCAATGGAGTAAACTTCCTTTTCGGTAAAATTGAAATCGTTTTTTGGTGAAGTTAAAGTAGCAAATGCATAATTTTTCTGTTTGTAGTTGTATTGGAATTGCAACAAAACCACCGAATCATCAGTTAAAAACAGACCTTTTATTTCGTTTCGGTTAATTTCAACAGTTGTCCTTTTTAGTAGTTTTAATTCCCCATTGTAGTGTTCAACATAATAACCTTTTGGACTTGAAACACTTGAATAGTAATTTCTAACTACAAAAACGTCTCCGTTTTTATCTTCTTTTGCGAACAGAAGGGTTGTCTTGTACTTTTCATCCTTAAAAATATCACTTACTGAAAATTTAAGTGAATCCGTTTGTGAATAAGCCATTGAGCTTAAAAAAATACCGAGTAGCAATAGCGTTTTTCCCATGAATATAGAGTGGCTAAAATTTATTAAGTCCGCAAAAAAGAGCTTTCCAAAAAAAAAGGTTTCGTTTTAAAATAACATCGAATTTATCTTTTTAAAAACCATTATTTCCCTGGAAAATCTGCCTTTCTCTTCTGAAGAAATGCCTGCGTGCCTTCTTCAAAATCTTCGGTACCAAAGCAATTGCCGAATTCTTCGATTTCAACTTCAAAACCATTTTTGCCGTCTTCATAATTGGCATTGATCGCTCGTATTGCCGAAGAAATAGCAACTGACGAATTTCTCATAATTTTTGAAGCGATTTTTTCCGTAAATTCCAATAACTCCTCTGCGGAGGTAACATGGTTTACCAACCCGTATTCCAGTGCCTGATGGGAGTCTATCATTCCAGCGGTCATAATCATTTCCATAGCACGGCCTTTTCCTACCAATTGTGGTAAACGCTGCGTTCCGCCATAACCTGGGATTACACCTAAGGAAACTTCGGGCAAGCCCATTTTAGCATTTTCCGAAGCAATTCTGAAATGGGCCGCCATTGCCAATTCCAGTCCACCGCCAAGTGCAAATCCGTTTATGGCAGCAATAACTG includes:
- a CDS encoding enoyl-CoA hydratase/isomerase family protein, with translation MKYNNILSVTENGITTLTINRPSKLNALNRETIQELHDAFKEADASSKTKVIIVTGSGEKAFVAGADISEFADFSEEEGANLAAKGQALLFNFVANLSTPVIAAINGFALGGGLELAMAAHFRIASENAKMGLPEVSLGVIPGYGGTQRLPQLVGKGRAMEMIMTAGMIDSHQALEYGLVNHVTSAEELLEFTEKIASKIMRNSSVAISSAIRAINANYEDGKNGFEVEIEEFGNCFGTEDFEEGTQAFLQKRKADFPGK
- a CDS encoding type I restriction-modification system subunit M, with product MAKQKVKEKAIEETLWQSCDKLRGSVEPAEYKHVVLGLIFLKFASDKFEQRRKELIAEGKEKYVEMKDFYAMKNVFYLEEISRWSYLIKNAKQNDISLKIDTALNTIEKNNPALKGALPDNYFSRLALDKTKLASLLDTINDIDTLKDDGQDVIGRVYEYFLGKFALKESSGKGKGEFYTPKTIVNLMAELIEPYKGIIYDPCCGTGGMFVQSIKFIEAHQGSKKEVSIYGQENTPTTYKLAKMNLAIRGIAANLGDKHADTFSNDQHKDLKADYIMANPPFNLKDWRGENELLDDPRWMGYDVPPKSNANYGWILNMVSKLSENGVAGFILANGALSGGGEEYKIRRKLIENDLVEAIIIIPRNTFYTTDISVTLWILNKNKKQCIDNTKEKPKNYRDRTGEILFMDLRRWGSEYEKKYIELTEDDIQQVALNFHNWQQADYETTYKDVPEFCKSASFEDLEANDFSLVPSKYIEFVDKDSGIDFDTEMKRIQQDFRTLLQEEKESQAQLINAFKTLGYEL
- a CDS encoding PA0069 family radical SAM protein — protein: MPDNVLKGRGAQKNVHNRFAENEHEVLDDYLNFCEAEGEEADKNNTKYLEVFPKTFVNKVDSPDVGMMYSANPYQGCEHGCVYCYARNSHEYWGYGAGLDFERNILYKKNAPKLLEEKITSKNWQGKTIVFSGNTDCYQPLERKLEITRKCLEVMFKWKHPTGIITKNSLILRDLDILKEMAKFNTITVNISITSLSEDTRRLLEPRTATIKQRLKAVETLSENGIPVRVMMAPIIPSLNSHEILPLVKTVAELGARDVAYTMVRLNGQVAEIFKDWAHKTIPDRAERILNQIAECHGGKLNDSNWGRRMRGEGTIAQQVKDTMAIAKNKYLSQRTMPVLDRSHFIQLKDPQLRMF
- a CDS encoding KilA-N domain-containing protein, with protein sequence MSKKKKIEVQGNEITVIGNNEQDYISLTDIAKHKTDDNSAVIGNWMRNPNFKSIEFEGFRNVKTNLAA
- a CDS encoding Hsp20/alpha crystallin family protein, with the protein product MNTLMNVPKNGGLTRTTSDRQSNVPTFSSWIDEFFNRDWPAFSQNFNAGITLPKVNIRETADAYFVEMAVPGMKKSDFNIELDNKMLIISNETREEQETKEDNYTRREFGYSSFKRSFSLPETVEEDKIKAEYQDGILSLQLPKREEAKQKPPRNIKIS